CGGCGCCGTCGGACCTGGCCTGGTCCAGCGCGGCCGCCGCGAACCCGTCCAACGCCGCGTTGTCGGCCGCCAGCAACGCGGCGGTACGCGCGAGATTGTCGACCACCCCGGCACCCAGCGCGCCGACCAGAGTCGGCAGCACGTCGGCCCGGACCCTCGCCCGGGCGTACGTCGGGTCGACGTTGTGCGGATCGGCCCACACGGTGAGCCCCAACTCGGCGCAGACGGCGTTGGTCTGTGCCCGGCTCACCGCCAGCAACGGCCGGACCATCCGGACACCGTCGTGTTCGCGTACCGCCGGCATGCCGGACAGGCCAGCGGGCCCGGCGCCACGGGCCAGCGCCAGCAGCACCGTCTCGGCCTGATCGTCGCGGGTGTGGCCGAGCAGCACCGCGTCGGCCCCGTGCCGGTGGGCCGCCTGCGCCAACGCGGCGTAACGGGCCGTCCGCGCCGCCGCCTCGGGACCACCCTCGCCGGTCACCCGCACCGCGACAGCCTCGACCGGATCGAAACCGGCCTGTTCCGCCCAGTCGGCGACCCGCCGCGCCTGGTCCGCCGAACCGGGCTGCAGGTCGTGGTCGACTGTCACCAGGCCGGCACGCACCCCGCTGCGCGGCGCGACGAAGGCGACCGTCGCCGCCAACGCCAGCGAGTCCGGGCCGCCCGAGCAGGCCACCAGCACCGTACGGCCGGAGTAGTCGCGCAGCGTCCGGCGGACCGCGACACGCAGCGCCGCCACCGCAGGGGCGAGTCTGGCCACCGGTCGGGTCAGACGACCGTCTGGGTCGACCCGGAAACCGGACCGTGCACCCGGGCCACCCAGGCGTCCGGGTCGGCGAGTTCCTCCAACCGGGGCAGGGTCAACGGTGAGCTGAACACCTTGTTGAAGCCGGCCATGCCGACCCGTTCCACGACGCCGTGGACGAACTTGCGCCCCTCGGCGTACTGGCGCATCTTGACGTCGACGCCCAGCAGCCGGCGGATCGCCTTCTCCAGCGGATTGCCGGCTTCGCGACGCCGGTTGAACCCGGCCCGGATCTGCTCGACGGTGGGGATGACCTCGGGACCGACGCCGTCCATTACGAACTCGGCGTGCCCTTCGAGCAGGGTCATCAACGCGGTCATCCGGTCGAGGACCGCCCGTTGCGCGGGTGTCTGCACGATGTCCAGCACACTCGCCCGGCTCTCCGGATCCCGGATCGCGTCGGCCAACGTGCTGACCCCCCGGCGGATCCGGTCGACCAGCTGGTCACCGCCGGCCTGGGAGGCGTCGACGAACGCCTGCACCTGGCCGAGGAAGTGGCCACGCATCCACGGTACGGCGGTGAACTGGGTCCGGTGGGTCACCTCGTGCAGGCAGACCCAGAGCCGGAAGTCGCGGGGGTCGGCCTGGAGCTTGCGCTCCACCTCGACGATGTTGGGGGCGACCAGCAACAGCTGGCCGGGGTCGCCGGAGAAGACCTCGTACTGGCCGAGCACCCGGCCGGAGAGGTAGCCCAGCACCGTACCGGCCTGCACGCCAGTGACCCGGGAGCCGATCGCGTCGGTGAGCGCGCCGGGTTGCCGGTCGCCGGCCGCCCGGGACACCAGCGGGGTGATGACGTCACGGAGTCCGGCGATGTTGGCGGCGGCCCAGTCCCGCCGGTCGACCACCCGTACGGGTGGGTGCGCGACCTGCGACTGCAGCCCGGTGTAGGCGACGACGTGCCCGGCCGCCTCGTCGGTCAGTCGACGAAGCTCGTTCACCACCTCGGTCGCCTCGTCGAGAGATGCCTTCGGGCCCGACTTGCTCAGCGCGCCGGCGGTAGCGGCGGCCAGATCCCAGTCCACGAACTGCGCCATGAGACCCACCGTACCCGCGCCGCGCCCGTCGACCCCGATGATCATGCCCTGGTACGGCGCAGCGGCCCAGTTCCGGCGCGGTGCTACCGCCGTCACTCGGCGACAGCGGTGCCCCGAGTCAGCTGAGCGACAGCGGTGCACCGCTGTCGCTCAGCGGCAGCCGCAGGTCGCCAACGTGCCCGCTATCCGGTCCAGCGCTGCTTGAGCGGCGTCGATGTACAACGGCACCGCGTCGGCGAGCACCGCGAACGCGAGAAGTCTGCCGTCGGCGGTGGTGACCGTACCGGCCAGGGAGTTGACCCCGGACAGTGAACCGGTCTTGGCCCGGATCATGCCCGCGCCGGCCTGGTCCGGGTCGGCCGATCCCCGGTATCGACCTTGTAGCGTGCCGGACCAGCCGGCCACCGGCAGCCCGGAGAAGATGCTGGTCAGTTCGGGCCGGCTGCCGCCGCCGGCGAGCACGATCAGCTCGGTGAGCAACGCCGGTGACACCCGGTTGAGCCGGGACAGGCCGCTGCCGTCGCGCAGGTCGCTCTGGTCGGCGTCCAGCCCGATCTCGGCCAGTACGGTGTCCATCGCGGCGGCGGCGCCGGCGAACGACGCCGGTTCGCCACGGGCGATGGCGACCTGCCGGGCCAGCGCCTCGGCCACCACGTTGTCGCTGTCGGCCAACATCACCTCGACCAGGCTGACCATCGGCGGCGACTCGACTCGGGCGAGCTCCAAACCAGGTCGTACGGTGTCGGGTCCGCCGCTCGGGTCGGCCGTCGCGGAACCGCCGGGTGCCGGGTTCCCGGTCGGGTTCTGCCCCGGAGCTCCGGCGACCGGTCCGGTACCGCCGGACGGGTCGGCCGTCGGCCCGGCGAGTTGGTCGGTGTATCCGGCCGGCGCCGCTGTCACCGCCTCGGGCGGCAGGCCGAGGGCGCGGGCGAAGGCGCGGCCGGCCGCCAGGTCCGGCGCCGAGGACCGCTGGGCCCAGCCCTTTCCGGCCGTCGGGTTGGACCGCCCGCCGTCGACCATCAGCGCGGTGATCGCGGCGGCGTAGCCACCGGTCGGGATGTCGTCGTCCCAGCCCGGGCCGAAGGCGGGGCCGGTGAAGAGCGTGGCGTCGATCGTCACCTTGGTCGGCGCGACGTCGCCGAGCGCGGCACGGGTGCTGGCCGCCAACTCGTCGAGCCGGGCCGCTCCCGGGTAGAAGGCGGTCTCGTTGATGCCGAGGGTCGGATCGCCCCCGCCCACCAGGACGACCTCGCCGGGTGCCGCACCGGCGACCACCCGGGTGGCGATCCGGTGGGCCGGTCCCACGGCGGCCAGTGCGGTCACCGCCGTCACCAGTTTGGTGGTCGACGCCGGCATGGTCGGCACGGTCGGCCCCGCGCCGAACAGCACCGTCCCGGTCGCCACGTCCCGCACCGAGACGTGCACCCGGCTGCCGAGGCCCGATGCGGCGAGCACCTGCGGCAACACGTCGGCGAGCTGGGCGGGGCTCGGCATCGGGGCGTCCGTGGCGAAGCCAGCGAGCACCGGCCCAGGGGTTGGTTCGACGGACGGGCTGGGACTCGGGCTGGCCGGTGCCGCGCCGAGCCAGTCGGCCACCGGCCCGGGCCGCAGCACCACGACCGTCGTACCGCCCAGCAGCAGGAGGGCCGCCGTGACCAGGGCGACCAGCAACGAGGTCCGCGATGGTCGGGGCGGTCGGCCGGCGGGCGGGGCCGCAGGCGCTACGGGGGCCGCAGGCGGTACGGGGGCCGCAGGCGGTGTCACCGGCGCAGACCGGGAGACCGGGGCGCTCGGCGGCCGTTGAGCGGCGGACGGCACCGTGACCGGTCGAGCGGTACCGCGTACCGGGACCGATGCCCGACCGCGTTGGGTGGCACCGGTGCCGAGTCCCGCTCCGGGCTGGGCGACGGTCGCTCGGCCAGCGATACCGCTTCCTGGACCGGTCACGGCGGCCCGGCCAGTGGCCGGTGACACCGGAGCCGGTGGCGTGGCGGCTGAAGCCGGTGGGGCGGCCGGCGCGGCGGACAGTGGCGGTGGCGGCTCGTGCCTCTCATCCGTCGTCGGCGACTCAGGCGACTCATCTGTCGTCGTCTGCGACGCGGTCCGCGCAGGGTGGTCCGGTGGCGGCGGTGACACCGCGGTATCGACCACCGGCTCGGGTGCCGTCTTGGACGCGGTCTCCTCGGCTCCAGCGGTTTCCGCTCCAGCGGTTTCCGCTCCAGCGGTTTCCGCTCCAGCGGTTTCCGCTTCGGCGGTTTCCGCTTCGGCGGTTTCCGCTCCAGCGGTCCCGGCTTCAGCGGTCCCGGCGGAGACCGGCTCTTCGGTCGCCGCCGGGTCAGCTGGCGGCTGTTCCGTCGCCGAGTCTGCTGCTGGCGTACGCACCGAAGTCGAGTCGACTCGTGGATCGGAATCGGTTGGTTCGGTCGATGGCGGAGCCTCGTCGGCGGCCTGCTTCTCGACGGACGTCGCTTCCGGCTGCTCGGCAGCTGTCTCAGTCGGCACGTCGACCGGCACCTGTCCCGGTTTCTCGGCCGGCTCTTTCTCCGACTTTTCGACCGACTTCTCCGCCGACTTCTCGGCCGAGGGGATCGCGGACATCGGCGCCGACCCACCTTCACTCAGAGTCAAATCAACTTCACTCTCGGGCGATACGACCGGGCTGACAGGGGTGACTGGCACATCCGAGGTCCCCACCGACTGTGAATCATCCCTCCCCACTGGCCCCACCTCCCACGCGGCGAACCGACTACGCGACACTACTTGCGTACACACAACGAGCGGCAGCCGGAACGTGCGGGCGGGGCAACGTCCGCGCGACGGTACCGCTCTGTTTCCGTAGCCAGCGCGGGCGACGAGGGGGCGAGATGGATTTCGACGTCACGGTTGAGATCCCTAAGGGTCACCGGAACAAGTACGAGGTCGATCATGCGACCGGCCGGATCCGGCTGGACCGCACATTGTTCACCTCGACGCAGTACCCAGCGGACTATGGTTTCATCGAAGGCACCCTCGGGCAGGACGACGACCCGTTGGACGCCTTGGTGCTCGTACCAGAACCCACCTTCCCAGGATGCCTCATCCGATGCCGGGCGATCGGCATGTTTCGGATGAAAGACGAAAAAGGCGCCGACGACAAGGTGCTGTGCGTTCCCTACGAGGACCCTCGCCAGGAGCACCTGCGGGACATCCACCACCTCGGCGAGTTCGATCGGCTGGAGATCCAGCACTTCTTCGTCGTCTACAAGGACCTGGAGCCCGGCAAGTCGGTGGAGGGCGCGACCTGGGTCGGCCGGGTCGAGGCCGAGGCCGAGATCCGGGCCTCGTTCCGTCGCCGAGAGGCCGCCCTCGAACGCGGCGAAGCGGCACACTGACCGAACCTCCGGGACCAACGGCGTCGCCCACCGGGTCAGCCGAGCAACCCGGAAGCCCACGAATAGAGCCCCAGAACCGCACCGGCCACCGGGACGACCGACACCACCAGGCCGGTCTCCAGCACGTCGGCGGTGCGACTCAGGTACGGCGACGGCGGGCGGGTGGCGTAGCGACCACCCGCCGCCACCACCGCCAGCGCCAGAACTCCCGCCGCCAGCGCCAGGGACCGGACCGCCTCGGGACCGGCCGGCGCCAGCACACCCACCCCGAGCACCACGACGCCCAGCACGCCACAGGTGATCAGCGGCAACCGTTGCCGTACCGCGACGAAGGTGCGCGACCGCAGCAGCAGCGCCACCGCGCCGACGCCGACCAGCACCCGCCCGGCCGACCCACCGGCCGACACCAGTACGACGCTCGCGCCCACCGCCGACACGGCGTACCCGGCGAGCATGCCGGTCAACAGTTCCTCGGCCCGCGACACCGACCGGAGCACCGACCGCTCCCGAACCGCGAGCTCGTCCGCCGACCCACGACCGGACCGACCCACCACCGGGTCTGGACCGACGTCGTCCGACACCACCGCGAACCCGGTCGTGGCCCGCTCGTCCACGTGCGGCGACACGGCCGGCGACACGCCCGGAACCGGGACCCGGCCAAGCTTGACCGCGAGCAGCGGCAGCAGACCGATGCCGCAGACCACCACGACGAGGAGCAGCGTCGCCGCACCGACCGAGTCGGTGACCGTCGCCGACACCGTGGCCGCGATGCCGCCGAGGACCGCGACGGTCACCGCTGCGGCGAAGACCGGCAGCCCGGCGGCGATGCCGACGATCGACGACAGACCGCCGATCAGGAGCAGCACCGACCCGGCGAGCACCTGCGTCGAAGTCGGCCCCAGCAGGTCGGTCGGCCCGATCAGATCGCCGGAGGATCCGGTCCGGCCGGAACCGCCGTGCAGGACGCCCGCGGCGAAGAAGTACGGCAACGCGTAGCCGCCGAGGACGACACCGACGCTCCGGTCCCCGTACGCCCGAGCGGCCAGCACCCCGGCGGCGGTGAGTCCCGCCGCGATCGCTAACGCCGTCGACGAGGCCTGGGCGAACCCGTTCCGCAACAGGACCAGCCAGGCCACCCCCAGGAACAGGCCCGCGACGGCCAGTGCGCAGACGCGGGTGACCGACGCGGACCAGACTCTGGTGTGCCGCCGGGCGGCGTCGGCGATCGACTCGACGACGTCGTCGTACTCGGGCTCCGGCCACTGGTCCCACCCCGGCACCAGATGCAGCACCTCACCGTCCCGGACGCCCTGCTGGCGCAACGGCCGCGTCACGACGAGCCGGCTGCCATCCGCTCGGCACAGCACCCATCCACCATGCCGTTCGCCCTCGTCGGCGAGCCCGTCACCGGCGTGGCGCAGCATCTCCGGCAGCAGTTCGGCCACCGGGACGTGCTCCGGTAGCGCGAGGTCCAACCGACGCCGGGGCCCACGGATGGTGACCCGGGCAAGCGGCACGCTCATCGATCCTCCGTAAGGCACACTGGACCACCGGCAGCCGAACGCCCGCACTTTACCCACCGTCACGCGAACGCCCCGTACCGAACACGCCGGATTCCGATCGTGGACGGGGTTTCGCGCACACCGTCCGAAGTGTTAACTGGCGCGATGGGTAGCACCGTCCTCAAGCGACCTCAACGCCGGCCGGCCCCGGAGATCCCGACCGGGGAGATCCGG
The sequence above is a segment of the Solwaraspora sp. WMMD406 genome. Coding sequences within it:
- the eccD gene encoding type VII secretion integral membrane protein EccD, with translation MSVPLARVTIRGPRRRLDLALPEHVPVAELLPEMLRHAGDGLADEGERHGGWVLCRADGSRLVVTRPLRQQGVRDGEVLHLVPGWDQWPEPEYDDVVESIADAARRHTRVWSASVTRVCALAVAGLFLGVAWLVLLRNGFAQASSTALAIAAGLTAAGVLAARAYGDRSVGVVLGGYALPYFFAAGVLHGGSGRTGSSGDLIGPTDLLGPTSTQVLAGSVLLLIGGLSSIVGIAAGLPVFAAAVTVAVLGGIAATVSATVTDSVGAATLLLVVVVCGIGLLPLLAVKLGRVPVPGVSPAVSPHVDERATTGFAVVSDDVGPDPVVGRSGRGSADELAVRERSVLRSVSRAEELLTGMLAGYAVSAVGASVVLVSAGGSAGRVLVGVGAVALLLRSRTFVAVRQRLPLITCGVLGVVVLGVGVLAPAGPEAVRSLALAAGVLALAVVAAGGRYATRPPSPYLSRTADVLETGLVVSVVPVAGAVLGLYSWASGLLG
- a CDS encoding zinc-dependent metalloprotease produces the protein MAQFVDWDLAAATAGALSKSGPKASLDEATEVVNELRRLTDEAAGHVVAYTGLQSQVAHPPVRVVDRRDWAAANIAGLRDVITPLVSRAAGDRQPGALTDAIGSRVTGVQAGTVLGYLSGRVLGQYEVFSGDPGQLLLVAPNIVEVERKLQADPRDFRLWVCLHEVTHRTQFTAVPWMRGHFLGQVQAFVDASQAGGDQLVDRIRRGVSTLADAIRDPESRASVLDIVQTPAQRAVLDRMTALMTLLEGHAEFVMDGVGPEVIPTVEQIRAGFNRRREAGNPLEKAIRRLLGVDVKMRQYAEGRKFVHGVVERVGMAGFNKVFSSPLTLPRLEELADPDAWVARVHGPVSGSTQTVV
- the dacB gene encoding D-alanyl-D-alanine carboxypeptidase/D-alanyl-D-alanine-endopeptidase; its protein translation is MLVALVTAALLLLGGTTVVVLRPGPVADWLGAAPASPSPSPSVEPTPGPVLAGFATDAPMPSPAQLADVLPQVLAASGLGSRVHVSVRDVATGTVLFGAGPTVPTMPASTTKLVTAVTALAAVGPAHRIATRVVAGAAPGEVVLVGGGDPTLGINETAFYPGAARLDELAASTRAALGDVAPTKVTIDATLFTGPAFGPGWDDDIPTGGYAAAITALMVDGGRSNPTAGKGWAQRSSAPDLAAGRAFARALGLPPEAVTAAPAGYTDQLAGPTADPSGGTGPVAGAPGQNPTGNPAPGGSATADPSGGPDTVRPGLELARVESPPMVSLVEVMLADSDNVVAEALARQVAIARGEPASFAGAAAAMDTVLAEIGLDADQSDLRDGSGLSRLNRVSPALLTELIVLAGGGSRPELTSIFSGLPVAGWSGTLQGRYRGSADPDQAGAGMIRAKTGSLSGVNSLAGTVTTADGRLLAFAVLADAVPLYIDAAQAALDRIAGTLATCGCR
- a CDS encoding inorganic diphosphatase, with the protein product MDFDVTVEIPKGHRNKYEVDHATGRIRLDRTLFTSTQYPADYGFIEGTLGQDDDPLDALVLVPEPTFPGCLIRCRAIGMFRMKDEKGADDKVLCVPYEDPRQEHLRDIHHLGEFDRLEIQHFFVVYKDLEPGKSVEGATWVGRVEAEAEIRASFRRREAALERGEAAH